From a single Fulvivirga ulvae genomic region:
- a CDS encoding chloramphenicol acetyltransferase yields the protein MKTYLDIDKWERKDHFSFFKGFDEPFFGVTVEIDCSAAYAEAKRNGVSFFLYYLHKALVAANEIEAFKYRIEGNRVARYETVNASPTVPRPNGTFGFSYMEYKPVFSDFYATAIKEMERVSKETTLVPATSNENVIHFSALPWIKFTSVSHARHYAMSDSIPKISFGKVYESEGMKLMPVSIHVNHALMDGYHVGQYFDLFQDLMNKVS from the coding sequence TTGAAGACTTACCTGGACATAGATAAATGGGAACGAAAGGATCACTTTTCCTTTTTCAAGGGTTTTGATGAACCCTTTTTTGGGGTTACAGTGGAAATTGACTGCTCTGCGGCTTACGCTGAAGCGAAAAGAAATGGTGTTTCTTTCTTTCTATATTATTTGCATAAAGCACTGGTAGCGGCAAATGAAATAGAAGCATTTAAGTACCGAATAGAGGGCAACAGAGTTGCCCGATATGAAACAGTCAATGCTTCTCCCACTGTACCGCGCCCTAACGGCACGTTTGGCTTTTCATATATGGAATACAAACCTGTTTTTAGTGATTTCTACGCTACGGCCATAAAGGAAATGGAACGTGTAAGTAAAGAGACAACTCTCGTACCAGCCACGAGTAATGAAAATGTGATCCATTTCTCAGCTCTGCCATGGATTAAATTCACCTCTGTATCTCATGCAAGGCATTACGCCATGTCCGACTCCATTCCAAAAATCAGTTTTGGTAAAGTGTATGAAAGTGAAGGAATGAAGTTAATGCCTGTCTCTATCCACGTTAACCATGCCCTGATGGATGGCTATCATGTTGGTCAGTATTTTGACCTGTTTCAGGACCTGATGAATAAAGTATCATGA
- the htpG gene encoding molecular chaperone HtpG, translating into MAEKGTISIHTENIFPIIKKFLYSDHEIFLRELVSNAVDATQKLKRLSSLGELKEDIGDTTVEVSFDKEKKTITVSDRGIGMTSDEIKKYINQIAFSGATEFVEKFKDKGDAKDIIGKFGLGFYSAFMVAKKVELISKSYQEGTEAAKWTCDGSTEFEISEAEKSDRGTDVILHIADDSEEFLDEWRLKSILEKYCKFLPVPVKFGTEEKREDDGKDDEGKPKYKTVTQDRIINDTEPLWTKAPADLKDEDYLKFYRDLYPMSEDPLFWIHLNVDYPFNLTGILYFPKAKNDFEVQKNKIQLYSRQVFITDEVKDVVPEFLMLLHGVIDSPDIPLNVSRSYLQSDSSVKKINNHITKKVADKLTELFKNDRKAYESKWDDIGIFVKYGMLSEDKFYEKAKDFALLKNTEGAFATLDEYKEKVKANQEDKDGNLIYLYTSDAAKQDTYIQAAKGKSYDILLMDGVIDSHFVNFLEQKLDKTQLRRVDAETVDKLIDKDEKIESVLSKDEEEKVKAIFEKAVNNKSMNISVESQSPDEMPVTITMSEFMRRMKDMAKMGGGGYAMMGNMPDQFNLTVNGNHAIIGKILRAKKEEKKEQLAKQAYDLAMLSQNMLSGADLTNFIKRSIELAGE; encoded by the coding sequence ATGGCTGAAAAAGGTACTATTTCGATTCACACGGAAAATATTTTTCCAATTATCAAAAAGTTTCTGTACTCTGATCATGAAATCTTTTTAAGAGAGTTGGTTTCCAACGCAGTAGATGCTACCCAGAAACTGAAAAGGCTGTCATCTCTTGGTGAGCTGAAAGAAGATATCGGTGATACTACAGTGGAAGTAAGCTTTGATAAAGAGAAAAAAACGATAACTGTAAGCGACAGAGGTATCGGTATGACTTCCGACGAGATTAAGAAGTACATCAACCAAATTGCGTTTTCAGGTGCTACCGAGTTTGTGGAGAAGTTTAAGGACAAAGGTGATGCAAAAGACATCATCGGTAAATTTGGCCTGGGCTTCTACTCGGCTTTTATGGTGGCGAAGAAGGTTGAGTTGATCTCTAAGTCATACCAGGAAGGCACGGAAGCTGCCAAATGGACATGTGATGGCTCTACGGAATTTGAAATTTCCGAGGCAGAAAAAAGTGACAGAGGTACGGACGTTATCTTGCATATTGCTGATGACTCCGAGGAATTTCTTGATGAATGGAGACTTAAGTCAATCCTTGAAAAATACTGTAAGTTCTTGCCTGTACCCGTAAAATTTGGAACAGAAGAAAAAAGGGAAGATGATGGCAAGGACGACGAAGGAAAGCCGAAATATAAAACGGTAACGCAAGACCGCATCATCAACGATACAGAACCGTTGTGGACTAAAGCCCCTGCTGACCTGAAAGATGAAGATTACCTGAAATTCTACAGGGACCTTTATCCTATGTCGGAAGACCCGCTTTTCTGGATTCACCTGAATGTAGACTATCCTTTTAACCTGACTGGTATTTTGTATTTCCCTAAAGCTAAAAATGACTTCGAAGTACAAAAGAATAAAATCCAACTATACTCCAGACAGGTATTCATCACTGATGAAGTGAAGGACGTTGTGCCTGAGTTTCTCATGTTGCTTCATGGTGTTATTGATTCGCCCGATATTCCGCTTAACGTATCAAGAAGCTACCTGCAGTCAGACAGCAGTGTAAAGAAAATCAATAACCACATCACCAAAAAGGTTGCGGATAAGCTGACAGAGTTATTTAAGAATGATAGAAAGGCTTACGAAAGCAAGTGGGACGATATAGGCATTTTTGTGAAGTATGGTATGCTTAGCGAGGATAAGTTCTATGAGAAGGCCAAAGATTTTGCTTTACTTAAAAACACTGAAGGTGCTTTTGCCACCCTTGACGAGTATAAGGAGAAGGTAAAGGCTAACCAGGAAGATAAGGACGGGAACCTTATTTACTTGTATACTTCCGATGCAGCGAAGCAGGATACCTACATACAAGCTGCGAAAGGTAAGTCATACGATATCCTTTTAATGGATGGAGTTATCGACAGTCACTTTGTGAACTTCCTGGAGCAAAAGCTGGATAAAACGCAGCTTAGGCGCGTGGATGCTGAGACTGTAGATAAACTCATAGATAAAGACGAGAAAATTGAAAGCGTGCTTAGCAAGGATGAGGAGGAGAAGGTAAAGGCTATTTTTGAAAAAGCTGTTAACAACAAGAGTATGAATATCTCTGTTGAATCCCAGTCGCCTGATGAAATGCCTGTTACCATCACCATGTCAGAGTTTATGCGCAGAATGAAGGATATGGCCAAAATGGGAGGCGGCGGTTATGCCATGATGGGCAATATGCCTGATCAGTTTAACCTTACAGTTAATGGCAACCACGCCATAATAGGAAAAATCCTGAGGGCTAAAAAAGAGGAGAAAAAAGAGCAGCTGGCCAAACAAGCTTATGACTTGGCTATGCTTTCTCAAAACATGCTTTCAGGTGCAGATTTGACTAATTTTATAAAAAGAAGTATAGAGCTGGCAGGGGAATAA
- a CDS encoding sensor histidine kinase, whose protein sequence is MIETLKILVIEDSEDDYDLLLREIRKGGFMAEAKRVETVEDLESCLSQQWDIVISDNRLPRLNAPTALSVTRSKNQNVPFFIVSGTIGEEAAVEAMRAGANDYILKGNLKRLIPAIERELKEANNRLKRQAIEQKLAKSQKMYQFLSGSIEDAFLALDKDLRVIHWNGAAKKEFNIKDKDILGAHIFSMFPEWRQSKIERKINNVRQKTKSEHLAFQFGRDYFDGSIYPSEEGISIIVRKVTEKKKAEENLKKINNELETLMYRISHDLKGPVASIMGLINIGKMDFSEAAFQQYLGMLDKSTVQLKNTLDELLNLSRIKQGQIMPEEVILEDIIKDIMDGLKYNEGFGEIELHLNLNSSHTVYNDRRLLTSIFQNLLENAIKYRRKSRNHKSWILINANKEEGELFVQVIDNGQGISEKLQDKVFDMFYRAHEFSSGSGLGLYIVKNAIEKINGSIMLESKKDEGCKFDVIVPDWKQPPATNYNEN, encoded by the coding sequence ATGATTGAAACATTAAAGATATTGGTGATAGAAGACTCAGAAGATGATTACGATTTATTATTAAGAGAAATCAGAAAAGGAGGCTTCATGGCTGAGGCGAAGAGGGTAGAAACGGTGGAAGATCTGGAAAGCTGTTTATCCCAGCAGTGGGATATTGTAATTAGCGATAACAGGTTGCCCCGTTTAAACGCACCTACGGCGCTGAGCGTAACACGATCCAAAAATCAAAATGTTCCTTTCTTTATTGTTTCAGGTACTATAGGTGAAGAAGCGGCAGTTGAAGCCATGCGCGCCGGCGCCAATGATTACATTTTGAAGGGTAACCTTAAACGTTTGATACCGGCTATTGAAAGAGAATTAAAGGAGGCAAACAACAGGTTAAAACGTCAGGCCATAGAGCAGAAGCTGGCCAAAAGCCAGAAAATGTATCAGTTTCTTTCCGGCAGTATTGAAGATGCCTTTTTAGCGCTCGATAAGGACCTTAGAGTAATCCACTGGAATGGTGCGGCCAAAAAGGAGTTCAACATCAAGGATAAAGACATTTTGGGAGCCCATATATTTTCAATGTTTCCGGAGTGGAGGCAGTCAAAAATTGAAAGGAAAATAAACAATGTTCGGCAGAAAACTAAGTCTGAGCACCTGGCCTTTCAGTTTGGAAGGGATTACTTCGACGGAAGCATATACCCGTCAGAGGAGGGAATCTCCATTATTGTGAGAAAGGTAACAGAAAAAAAAAAGGCAGAAGAGAACCTAAAAAAGATCAATAATGAACTGGAAACTCTGATGTATCGTATATCCCACGACCTTAAAGGGCCTGTAGCCTCTATAATGGGACTCATAAATATTGGAAAAATGGATTTCTCAGAAGCGGCATTCCAGCAGTATCTGGGAATGCTGGATAAGAGTACGGTTCAGCTAAAAAACACGCTGGATGAGCTCTTGAACCTATCCAGAATCAAACAAGGTCAGATTATGCCGGAGGAAGTGATTCTTGAAGACATTATCAAAGATATTATGGATGGCTTGAAATATAATGAGGGGTTTGGTGAGATTGAGCTGCACCTCAACCTTAACAGCTCTCACACCGTGTATAATGACAGAAGGCTGCTCACCTCAATTTTTCAAAACCTGCTGGAGAATGCCATTAAATACCGAAGAAAGTCACGAAATCATAAATCCTGGATTTTGATTAATGCAAATAAGGAGGAGGGAGAGCTTTTTGTGCAGGTAATCGATAATGGACAGGGAATATCAGAGAAGTTACAGGACAAAGTTTTTGATATGTTTTACAGGGCACATGAGTTTTCGTCAGGTTCAGGACTCGGCCTTTATATTGTTAAAAATGCCATTGAGAAAATTAATGGCTCAATTATGCTTGAAAGCAAGAAGGATGAGGGGTGTAAATTTGATGTTATAGTTCCTGACTGGAAACAACCACCAGCAACAAATTATAATGAAAATTAA
- the truA gene encoding tRNA pseudouridine(38-40) synthase TruA — protein MRYFFEVAYNGTNYHGWQIQQNATTVQQLIEEAFTVILRTEVPIMGSGRTDTGVHCSQQYFHADLPKDTQVENLQYKLNSFLPPDISINSIRLVCEDAHARFSALSRSYEYRITQRKNPFLQNMSYFYPKSLDITTMNQAASLLIGAQDFESFSKVKTDVNNFVCEITEAQWIEEGDLLIFRITANRFLRGMVRAIVGTLLNIGKGKLQREAFKKIIESKDRKKAGASAPAAGLFLTAVKYPREIFPD, from the coding sequence ATGAGGTATTTTTTTGAGGTTGCCTACAATGGCACCAATTATCACGGCTGGCAAATACAACAAAATGCTACCACAGTACAACAATTAATAGAGGAAGCGTTCACTGTAATATTAAGAACTGAGGTACCCATTATGGGTAGCGGCCGTACTGATACTGGTGTACACTGTTCACAGCAGTATTTCCACGCCGATCTGCCGAAAGATACACAAGTGGAAAATCTACAGTATAAGCTCAACAGCTTTCTGCCTCCAGACATCAGTATCAATTCTATCCGGCTGGTTTGTGAAGATGCACACGCGAGATTTTCGGCCCTTTCGAGAAGTTACGAGTACAGGATAACCCAACGAAAGAACCCGTTTCTTCAAAATATGAGCTATTTCTATCCAAAATCTCTGGATATCACAACTATGAATCAAGCAGCCTCGTTATTAATCGGGGCGCAGGATTTCGAATCTTTTAGCAAAGTTAAAACGGATGTTAATAACTTTGTATGTGAGATCACGGAGGCTCAATGGATTGAGGAGGGAGACCTGCTAATATTCCGTATCACGGCAAATCGATTTCTGCGAGGCATGGTAAGAGCTATTGTGGGCACATTGTTAAATATTGGAAAAGGAAAGCTTCAAAGAGAAGCTTTTAAAAAGATCATAGAAAGTAAAGACCGAAAAAAAGCAGGGGCTTCAGCTCCGGCAGCAGGTTTATTTTTGACAGCAGTAAAATATCCCCGGGAGATTTTCCCTGACTAG
- a CDS encoding thiolase family protein yields MKTAYIVDILRTPIGKFGGTLASIRPDDLAAHVIKSLISRNPDLDVSLIEDVIFGAANQAGEDNRNVARMALLMAGLPIETGGVTVNRLCASGLQSIMDASRALMLGEGQVYIAGGTESMTRAPFVTAKPESAYSRAVETYDTTIGWRFPNPKLSKLHYPFAMGETAENVAEKWGVSREEQDEFAYNSQLKYKNAHEAGRFKDEIVPVEIPQRKASPIHFDTDEHPRYSPLDKLASLNPAFKDGGTVTAGNSSGINDGAAASLIVDEDVLKKFNLKPMARVVSMAIAGVSPDCMGVGPVPATQKALKRAGLQVKDLDLIELNEAFASQSIACMRDLDLNPEIVNVNGGSIAIGHPLGASGTRITATLLHEMQKREQTKYGLATMCIGVGQGAAIIYEKL; encoded by the coding sequence ATGAAAACAGCATATATTGTAGATATATTAAGGACACCTATAGGCAAATTTGGCGGTACGCTGGCATCGATACGGCCCGATGACCTGGCAGCCCATGTCATTAAATCGCTGATAAGTCGAAATCCGGATCTGGATGTAAGCCTGATAGAAGACGTGATTTTTGGGGCTGCCAATCAAGCTGGAGAAGATAACCGGAACGTGGCCCGGATGGCCCTTCTGATGGCCGGGCTGCCAATTGAAACCGGTGGTGTTACCGTCAACCGCCTGTGTGCCTCTGGCCTGCAATCTATCATGGATGCCTCACGCGCATTGATGCTGGGAGAAGGCCAGGTATACATTGCAGGTGGCACTGAGAGTATGACGCGTGCACCTTTCGTAACGGCCAAACCGGAAAGTGCTTATAGCCGTGCGGTGGAAACTTACGATACAACCATCGGGTGGAGGTTCCCAAACCCAAAGTTATCCAAACTTCACTACCCTTTTGCCATGGGTGAAACAGCAGAAAATGTAGCAGAGAAATGGGGCGTTTCCAGAGAGGAGCAAGATGAATTTGCCTATAACTCACAATTAAAATATAAAAATGCCCATGAGGCCGGCAGGTTTAAAGATGAAATAGTTCCGGTAGAGATTCCTCAGCGCAAGGCCAGTCCTATACATTTCGACACTGATGAACACCCCCGCTATTCTCCCCTTGACAAACTGGCTTCACTCAACCCGGCCTTCAAAGACGGTGGGACTGTAACGGCAGGAAACTCATCTGGTATCAACGATGGCGCCGCGGCTTCACTAATAGTGGATGAAGATGTACTCAAAAAATTCAACCTGAAACCTATGGCACGAGTAGTTTCCATGGCCATTGCTGGCGTAAGTCCGGACTGTATGGGTGTAGGCCCTGTACCCGCTACACAAAAAGCCCTGAAAAGGGCTGGGCTTCAGGTGAAAGACCTTGATCTGATAGAGCTTAATGAAGCTTTTGCATCGCAATCCATAGCTTGTATGCGTGATCTTGACCTTAATCCGGAGATTGTAAATGTTAATGGTGGTTCCATTGCTATCGGCCACCCACTCGGAGCCAGTGGCACAAGGATCACTGCTACCTTACTTCACGAAATGCAAAAAAGAGAACAGACAAAATACGGGCTGGCTACCATGTGTATAGGAGTAGGTCAGGGTGCTGCTATTATCTATGAAAAACTGTAA
- a CDS encoding PAS domain-containing protein, whose translation MMRGFRRHFFVCCIPLSLLVLNTLANAKPSETPVTCQVSNEVVDVKGQSEFFAGLLNTESWPARWNCGIWTPFHGWLYILSDFMIWLAYFMIPLILGYYLYKKQDGIPFKFIFLLFIAFILFCGLTHFIDAVIFWWPVYRLSALVRFITAMVSMGTVFALVKVTPEVLKYKSPEALEKLVSELTALNRRLKDEILQRERAENELKRLNEDLEKKVDERTQDLKASNSILKRTNELFQSAQEAGKIGVWQMNVQEGSIYCSEEVYRILELTSITDFNFEKALSFIQRDHRDKVREAISIAERTCESYDLEVKLLTANRNNVWVRIVGLPVVEDSKMVSLRGLLMDIDLAKTSQENMAASKRVLSMALEAGEIGAWNWNIKTGALQWDDYMHKLMDHPKRDFRGIIQDFTERIHPDDMDLVSDAIGDTIRKDIKYDIVYRVIASDGKTRILHSKGEVTKDEYGDPVAMIGICMNITDQKLHEQNLKESEQRFKATVDYSPIGVALMGTDSMLLKVNNALTEMLGYNEAGLLRLGLYKITYPEDRELDKEHLKKLQKGDVHSYQLDKRYLNTKGVPVWVQQNVSAVRDANGNTRYFIIQIMDITERKMAEKRIHEVVRQRTAQLEATNQELEAFSYSVSHDLRSPLRSIHGFSQALMEDYSGQLDDIGQDYLNRVSSASVRMGRLIDDLLALSRISRQEIRFEPVDVSALASHVAENLAADEYTKTEFIIAPGLSALADKGLLTVALENLFENAAKYSRKSTSPKVEFGDETIDNKQVFYIKDNGVGFDMNYADKLFGAFQRLHGDKEFEGTGIGLATVKRIIHRHGGEIWAQSAIDNGATFYFTLN comes from the coding sequence ATGATGAGAGGTTTTCGGAGGCATTTTTTTGTTTGTTGTATTCCATTATCATTATTGGTACTCAATACATTAGCTAACGCTAAGCCTAGTGAAACACCAGTTACTTGTCAGGTTTCCAATGAGGTTGTTGATGTAAAGGGTCAATCGGAATTTTTCGCCGGGCTTTTGAATACTGAAAGTTGGCCTGCCAGATGGAATTGCGGCATATGGACACCATTTCACGGATGGTTATATATTCTTTCCGATTTCATGATCTGGTTAGCTTATTTTATGATTCCTTTGATCCTTGGCTACTACTTATACAAAAAACAGGACGGAATTCCATTCAAATTTATATTTCTTCTTTTTATAGCCTTTATCCTTTTCTGCGGGCTCACGCATTTTATCGATGCGGTCATATTTTGGTGGCCTGTATACAGACTTAGTGCTTTGGTAAGGTTTATTACTGCGATGGTTTCTATGGGGACAGTATTTGCTTTGGTAAAAGTTACCCCGGAAGTGTTAAAATATAAAAGTCCGGAAGCCCTGGAAAAATTGGTTTCAGAATTAACAGCTTTAAACAGGAGACTGAAAGACGAGATATTGCAACGGGAAAGAGCTGAAAACGAATTGAAACGACTTAATGAAGACCTTGAAAAAAAGGTAGATGAGCGTACCCAGGATCTCAAAGCATCAAACAGCATATTGAAGAGAACCAATGAGCTTTTTCAATCTGCACAGGAAGCGGGAAAAATAGGAGTATGGCAAATGAACGTACAAGAAGGGTCAATATATTGTTCGGAAGAAGTATATCGAATACTTGAGCTAACGAGTATAACGGATTTTAATTTTGAGAAAGCCCTGAGCTTTATTCAAAGAGATCATCGTGATAAAGTAAGAGAAGCGATTTCCATTGCTGAAAGGACTTGTGAGAGTTATGACCTCGAAGTAAAGCTGCTAACAGCGAACAGAAATAACGTTTGGGTTAGAATAGTTGGGCTACCTGTGGTAGAGGATAGTAAAATGGTTTCATTAAGGGGGCTGCTCATGGATATAGATCTTGCCAAAACCTCGCAGGAGAACATGGCTGCCAGCAAAAGAGTGCTTTCAATGGCACTTGAGGCAGGTGAAATTGGAGCGTGGAACTGGAACATTAAAACCGGAGCGTTACAATGGGATGACTACATGCATAAACTGATGGATCACCCTAAGCGGGATTTCAGGGGTATTATACAGGATTTTACCGAACGCATACACCCTGATGACATGGACCTTGTCAGTGATGCCATAGGGGATACCATCAGAAAGGATATTAAGTACGATATTGTGTACAGGGTGATAGCCAGCGATGGGAAAACAAGAATATTGCACTCCAAGGGTGAAGTAACCAAGGATGAATATGGAGATCCTGTTGCAATGATTGGCATATGCATGAATATCACGGACCAGAAGCTACATGAACAAAACCTCAAGGAAAGCGAGCAGAGGTTTAAAGCTACTGTTGATTACAGTCCTATAGGTGTGGCTCTAATGGGAACGGACAGCATGTTGTTAAAAGTAAATAATGCACTCACCGAAATGTTGGGATACAATGAAGCCGGATTGTTAAGACTTGGGCTTTACAAAATTACATACCCTGAAGACCGTGAGCTTGATAAAGAACACCTGAAAAAATTACAAAAAGGAGACGTCCACTCTTACCAACTGGACAAAAGATATTTAAATACCAAGGGAGTGCCTGTTTGGGTTCAACAGAATGTTTCTGCTGTGCGTGATGCCAATGGAAATACCAGATATTTCATTATCCAGATCATGGATATCACCGAAAGAAAAATGGCGGAAAAACGAATACATGAAGTTGTAAGGCAACGCACTGCACAACTTGAAGCTACCAACCAGGAGTTAGAAGCCTTTAGCTATTCCGTCTCGCATGATTTAAGATCTCCACTCAGAAGTATTCATGGCTTTAGTCAGGCACTTATGGAGGACTATTCAGGCCAGCTTGACGACATCGGTCAGGATTATTTGAACAGAGTATCATCAGCCAGCGTCAGAATGGGCAGATTAATAGATGATCTGCTGGCGCTATCCCGAATATCCCGGCAAGAGATACGTTTTGAGCCTGTAGATGTAAGCGCTCTGGCCTCTCATGTAGCAGAAAATCTGGCTGCTGATGAGTATACCAAAACAGAATTTATAATAGCTCCCGGGCTGTCTGCTTTAGCGGACAAAGGTCTGCTTACAGTGGCACTGGAGAATCTGTTTGAAAATGCTGCAAAATATTCCAGGAAATCGACATCACCAAAAGTGGAGTTTGGAGATGAAACGATTGATAACAAACAAGTATTTTATATAAAGGATAATGGAGTAGGGTTTGATATGAACTATGCCGATAAGCTTTTTGGAGCATTTCAGCGGCTACATGGTGATAAGGAGTTTGAAGGGACAGGAATAGGCCTGGCCACCGTTAAACGTATTATACATCGCCATGGAGGAGAGATATGGGCTCAAAGTGCTATTGATAACGGAGCAACATTTTATTTTACTTTAAATTGA
- a CDS encoding response regulator: MSGKILLVEDNEDDITLTLRALKKKNIANEVTIVRDGVEALDVLFGREGREVVRPALILLDLKLPKLDGLEVLREIRQHDSTKGLSVVILTTSNQEEDIIKSYSLGANSYIRKPVDFVQFTEAVGQLGLYWLVLNEPNPQIND; encoded by the coding sequence ATGTCAGGAAAGATATTACTAGTTGAAGACAACGAAGATGATATTACTCTTACACTTAGAGCCTTAAAAAAGAAAAACATAGCCAATGAAGTTACTATAGTGCGTGACGGAGTTGAGGCTTTGGATGTTCTTTTTGGACGCGAAGGCAGAGAAGTTGTAAGGCCGGCCTTAATACTACTTGATTTAAAATTGCCAAAGCTTGACGGGCTGGAGGTTTTAAGGGAAATCAGGCAACACGATAGTACTAAAGGGTTGTCAGTGGTTATACTAACAACGTCTAACCAGGAAGAAGATATTATTAAAAGTTACTCACTAGGAGCTAACAGCTATATTAGAAAGCCTGTGGATTTTGTGCAGTTTACTGAAGCTGTAGGGCAACTTGGTCTTTATTGGCTTGTATTAAATGAACCTAACCCACAGATAAATGATTGA
- a CDS encoding DUF4293 domain-containing protein, with protein sequence MLQRIQTVFLLLVVVLMLLMLLFPLWTYQAQDGSVTYVLTSFYLDVQEGAGVETSKVYSPYVFVAVLAISAAIVGIIEITRFKNRLLQMKLGALNSLFMAGAMGLGLYLASNLMEEKQLQYGWSYGMAVFFPAAAMICNVIANRFIRKDERLVRSVDRIR encoded by the coding sequence ATGTTACAAAGGATTCAAACCGTATTTCTGTTACTTGTAGTAGTGTTGATGCTCCTTATGTTGTTATTTCCTTTATGGACATATCAGGCCCAAGATGGCAGCGTAACTTACGTGCTTACCTCATTCTATCTTGATGTACAGGAAGGTGCAGGTGTAGAAACTTCCAAAGTTTACTCCCCTTATGTATTTGTGGCGGTGCTGGCTATTTCAGCAGCCATTGTTGGAATCATTGAGATTACCAGATTTAAAAACCGTTTACTTCAAATGAAACTAGGGGCTTTAAATTCGCTGTTTATGGCCGGGGCTATGGGTTTAGGCTTATACCTTGCCAGCAACCTCATGGAAGAAAAGCAACTTCAATATGGCTGGAGCTATGGAATGGCAGTATTCTTTCCCGCTGCGGCTATGATCTGCAATGTGATTGCCAACCGCTTTATTCGAAAAGACGAGCGCCTTGTCCGCTCAGTTGACCGAATTCGATAA